One Sphingopyxis macrogoltabida genomic region harbors:
- a CDS encoding M48 family metalloprotease has product MTAFPPPLAYRADAWRPLFRILLTLLAMFAVAMRPAAAQSILRDAETEALFQDMMDPLLLAAGLQRGQVRVHLLGDRSINAFVAGSQDIYVFSGLIEAADSAEEVQGVLAHELGHVMGGHAIRVNDGAKTATGISLVSLLLGAAAIAAGAGEAGMGVMMAGQQAALGKFLAFTRVQESTADAAGAQYLSKAGISGRGSLAFFKKLQNLEFRYGVKQDDDQAYGRTHPMSGDRIQTLREVYVIDPAWEKPADPRIEARFQRIKAKLSGYIADPDRTLRKFPETNTSIPARYARAYAWHKSAYPQKALGEVEGLLATNPEDPYFLELEGQVLLESGHPKEAIPALRKAVKNSRSQPLISATLGHALIATEDPANYAEAEQVLRTAVALDNQNPFAWYQLGIVYANKGDQARAALASAERYQLEGGQAALALRNAETALQGLPEGSSDWIRAQDISLVARAEVERERKRR; this is encoded by the coding sequence ATGACCGCTTTCCCGCCGCCCCTCGCGTATCGGGCGGACGCATGGCGTCCGCTTTTTCGTATCCTCCTGACCCTGCTCGCGATGTTCGCCGTCGCGATGCGCCCGGCGGCGGCGCAGTCGATCCTCCGCGACGCCGAGACCGAGGCGCTGTTCCAGGACATGATGGACCCGCTGCTGCTCGCCGCGGGATTGCAGCGCGGACAGGTGCGCGTCCACCTGCTCGGCGACCGCAGCATCAACGCCTTCGTCGCCGGCAGCCAGGACATCTATGTCTTCAGCGGCCTGATCGAAGCCGCCGACAGCGCCGAAGAGGTGCAAGGCGTGCTGGCGCACGAGCTCGGCCATGTGATGGGCGGCCACGCGATCCGGGTCAACGACGGCGCCAAGACGGCAACCGGCATCTCGCTCGTCAGCCTGTTGCTCGGCGCCGCCGCGATTGCCGCGGGCGCCGGCGAAGCGGGTATGGGGGTGATGATGGCGGGGCAGCAGGCCGCGCTCGGCAAGTTCCTCGCCTTCACCCGCGTCCAGGAATCGACCGCCGATGCGGCGGGCGCGCAATATCTGTCGAAAGCCGGGATCAGCGGGCGCGGCAGCCTCGCCTTTTTCAAGAAGCTCCAGAATCTCGAATTCCGTTACGGGGTCAAACAGGACGACGATCAGGCCTATGGCCGCACCCACCCGATGTCGGGCGACCGCATCCAGACGCTGCGCGAAGTCTATGTGATCGACCCCGCATGGGAGAAGCCCGCAGACCCGCGGATCGAGGCGCGCTTCCAGCGGATCAAAGCGAAGCTTTCGGGCTATATCGCCGACCCCGACCGGACGCTGCGCAAATTCCCCGAAACCAACACCAGCATCCCGGCGCGCTATGCCCGCGCCTATGCCTGGCACAAGAGCGCCTATCCGCAAAAGGCGCTCGGCGAGGTCGAGGGATTGCTCGCGACGAACCCCGAAGACCCCTATTTCCTCGAACTCGAAGGGCAGGTGCTGCTCGAATCGGGGCATCCCAAGGAAGCGATCCCGGCGCTGCGCAAGGCGGTCAAGAATTCGCGCTCGCAGCCGCTGATCAGCGCGACGCTCGGCCACGCGCTGATCGCGACCGAAGACCCCGCCAACTATGCCGAGGCCGAACAGGTGCTGAGGACCGCGGTCGCTCTCGACAACCAGAATCCCTTTGCCTGGTACCAACTCGGCATCGTCTATGCGAACAAGGGCGATCAGGCGCGCGCCGCGCTCGCCTCGGCGGAACGCTATCAGCTCGAGGGTGGACAGGCGGCGCTTGCGCTGCGTAATGCCGAGACCGCGTTGCAGGGCCTGCCCGAGGGTTCGTCCGACTGGATTCGTGCACAGGATATTTCGCTGGTCGCTCGCGCCGAGGTGGAACGCGAGCGCAAACGGCGTTAG
- a CDS encoding tetratricopeptide repeat-containing sulfotransferase family protein, translating into MLEAALALYEGRLHDAEPLLKARLKRDPFDVAAIRMLAELAGRIERYRDAENLLRRALEIAPDFLAARSNLATVLHRQGRSAEAVAELEHLQRVDPGNLGNANLKAAALGRVGEFDEALELYEQILATATRQPKIWMSYAHMLKTVGRQADAVAAYRRALSLAPALGEVWWSLANLKTVAFDDADVTAMLAALARDDLAAEDRFHLHFALGKAHEDRKQAEAAFGHYAEGNALRKALIDYDADQTRAAVDHAKELYSLDFFAARRDFGAEAPDPIFIVGMPRAGSTLIEQILASHSLVEGTMELPDIPKLAMKARNAGGIARLSAADARALSEEYLRDTQVQRKSGKPFYIDKLPNNWLHIGFIHLILPNAKIIDARRHPLDCCFSNFKQHFARGQLFSYSLTDMGRYYADYVDLAGHFDAVLPGRIHRVIHERLIDDLEGEVRALLAYLGLPFEEACLAFHTNARAVRTASSEQVRRPINSDGVGQWRMMEPWLQPLKDALGPILAQYPDAP; encoded by the coding sequence ATGCTGGAGGCCGCGCTCGCGCTGTACGAGGGGCGGCTCCACGACGCCGAGCCGCTCCTGAAGGCGCGGCTGAAGCGCGACCCGTTTGACGTCGCCGCGATCCGCATGCTCGCCGAACTCGCAGGCCGGATCGAGCGCTATCGCGATGCCGAAAATCTGCTCAGGCGGGCGCTCGAAATCGCTCCCGATTTCCTCGCCGCGCGCTCGAACCTTGCTACGGTACTCCACCGCCAAGGCCGCTCCGCCGAAGCGGTCGCGGAGCTCGAGCATCTGCAACGCGTCGATCCCGGCAACCTCGGCAATGCCAATCTCAAGGCCGCGGCGCTGGGACGCGTCGGCGAATTCGACGAGGCGCTCGAGCTTTATGAGCAGATCCTCGCCACCGCGACCAGACAGCCGAAAATCTGGATGTCCTACGCGCATATGCTGAAGACGGTCGGTCGCCAAGCCGACGCGGTCGCCGCCTATCGCCGCGCGCTGTCGCTGGCGCCCGCGCTCGGCGAGGTCTGGTGGAGTCTCGCCAACCTCAAGACCGTCGCCTTCGACGATGCCGACGTCACGGCGATGCTGGCCGCGCTCGCCCGCGACGATCTCGCCGCCGAGGACCGCTTCCATCTCCATTTTGCGCTCGGCAAGGCCCATGAAGACCGCAAGCAGGCCGAGGCGGCGTTCGGCCACTATGCCGAGGGCAATGCACTCCGCAAGGCGCTGATCGACTATGACGCCGATCAGACGCGCGCCGCGGTCGACCATGCCAAGGAACTTTATTCCCTCGATTTCTTCGCGGCGCGCCGCGACTTCGGCGCCGAGGCGCCCGATCCGATCTTCATCGTCGGCATGCCGCGCGCCGGATCGACGCTGATCGAACAGATATTGGCGAGCCATTCGCTGGTCGAAGGCACGATGGAACTGCCCGACATCCCCAAGCTCGCGATGAAGGCGCGCAACGCCGGCGGGATCGCCAGGCTGTCGGCCGCCGACGCCCGCGCGCTCAGCGAGGAATATCTGCGCGACACGCAGGTCCAGCGCAAAAGCGGCAAGCCCTTCTATATCGACAAGCTGCCGAACAACTGGCTGCACATCGGCTTCATCCACCTGATCCTGCCGAACGCGAAGATCATCGACGCGCGCCGCCATCCGCTGGACTGCTGTTTTTCCAACTTCAAACAGCATTTCGCGCGCGGTCAGCTCTTCAGTTACAGCCTCACCGACATGGGGCGCTATTATGCCGACTATGTCGATCTGGCGGGTCATTTCGACGCCGTGCTGCCCGGCCGCATCCACCGCGTCATCCACGAACGGCTGATCGACGACCTTGAGGGCGAAGTGCGCGCGCTGCTCGCTTATCTCGGCCTGCCTTTCGAGGAAGCGTGCCTCGCCTTCCATACCAACGCGCGCGCGGTGCGCACCGCGAGCTCGGAACAGGTGCGGCGCCCGATCAACAGCGACGGCGTCGGCCAATGGCGAATGATGGAGCCGTGGCTCCAGCCGCTGAAAGATGCGCTGGGCCCCATTCTCGCGCAATATCCGGACGCACCCTAG
- a CDS encoding amino acid permease has translation MSSTVANSERPGEKLGLLMCVALVMGNMIGSGVFLLPSSLAPLGWNAALGWLATIGGTLCLALVFARLARYLPGGCGAYTYAAAAFGPATGFVVAWSFWISCWVTNATLAVAAVRNLAIIYPSLNGGGSAAALLAIAFVWFFTFVNLLGVRKAGGMQVVTLILKLLLLFGAIAIALWWLAAGDSALPSMQGTEPVSLAGIGHAATFTLFALLGFESALAAGDRVSDPERTVPRATMIGMVATGLLYLLACTAVTMLLPSEVVAASIAPFPTFFSHFIGPEAGTAAAVLAAVAALGALNGFVLLAGELPRDLAHRGLVPRAFGTDNRHGVPHWSLLLAAMLATLIVYANYSRGLAELFNFMMLVTTSTTIIFYLIGALAALKFRNEGRFHMSPAFVLLTLAGIAYVCWAFYGAGLEPTLYSLAMTVAGLPIYLVMRRARPAAT, from the coding sequence GTGAGTTCCACCGTCGCCAACAGCGAAAGGCCGGGCGAAAAGCTCGGCCTTTTGATGTGCGTTGCGCTGGTCATGGGCAACATGATCGGCTCGGGCGTGTTCCTCCTGCCCAGCTCGCTGGCACCGCTCGGCTGGAATGCCGCGCTCGGCTGGCTCGCGACCATCGGGGGCACGCTGTGCCTCGCGCTGGTCTTCGCACGCCTCGCGCGATATCTGCCGGGTGGCTGCGGTGCCTACACCTATGCGGCGGCGGCGTTCGGCCCCGCGACGGGTTTTGTCGTGGCCTGGAGCTTTTGGATCAGTTGTTGGGTGACCAACGCGACGCTGGCGGTCGCGGCCGTCCGCAATCTTGCGATCATCTATCCGTCGCTGAACGGCGGCGGGTCGGCAGCGGCGCTGCTCGCCATCGCCTTCGTATGGTTCTTCACCTTCGTCAACCTGCTCGGCGTCCGCAAGGCGGGCGGGATGCAAGTCGTGACGCTGATCCTGAAACTGCTGCTGCTGTTCGGCGCGATCGCCATCGCGCTGTGGTGGCTCGCGGCCGGAGACAGCGCATTGCCGTCGATGCAGGGCACCGAGCCGGTCAGTCTGGCAGGCATCGGCCATGCCGCGACCTTCACCCTGTTTGCGCTATTGGGTTTTGAAAGCGCGCTGGCAGCGGGCGACCGGGTATCGGATCCCGAGCGTACCGTGCCGCGCGCAACGATGATCGGCATGGTCGCGACGGGCCTGCTCTATCTGCTCGCCTGCACCGCGGTCACGATGCTGCTCCCGTCGGAGGTGGTCGCCGCGTCGATCGCGCCCTTCCCCACTTTTTTTAGCCATTTCATTGGCCCCGAGGCAGGCACCGCCGCAGCCGTCCTGGCGGCCGTAGCGGCGCTCGGCGCGCTCAACGGCTTTGTCCTGCTGGCCGGCGAGCTGCCGCGCGACCTCGCGCACCGCGGCCTGGTCCCACGCGCTTTCGGGACCGACAACCGGCACGGTGTCCCGCACTGGAGCCTGTTGCTCGCCGCAATGCTCGCGACGCTCATCGTCTATGCCAATTATAGCCGCGGCCTCGCCGAACTGTTCAATTTCATGATGCTGGTGACGACCTCGACGACGATCATCTTCTACCTGATCGGCGCGCTGGCGGCGCTGAAATTCCGGAACGAAGGGCGTTTCCACATGTCGCCGGCGTTCGTTCTGCTGACGCTGGCGGGGATCGCTTATGTCTGCTGGGCCTTTTACGGCGCAGGACTGGAGCCGACGCTGTACAGTCTGGCGATGACCGTCGCGGGCCTGCCGATCTATCTTGTGATGCGGCGCGCGCGGCCCGCCGCCACCTGA
- a CDS encoding TonB-dependent receptor: MSVRFSCRALLLTSLSSSVLSSTPLLAQEAADTGNDDEIVVTAQKREENLQDVPISIQALGTRKLDQLNVANFQDFSKLLPSVSFQSSQPGVTTVYMRGVASGGDGNHSGSLPSVGVYLDEQPVTTIGGTLDVHVYDIARIESLAGPQGTLYGASSQAGTIRIITNKPDTSGFEGRVDGELNTVKSGGMGGRLEGMINAPISEMAAVRIVGWYQKDAGYIDNVPGTRSFLPNPGGITVDNDDFVKKNFNDAEIYGGRAALKVDLDDNWTVTPTVLYQKQKSNGTFSQDPRVGDLQTQRFYPDKRTDKFIQAALTIEGKIGNFDLTYAGAYLDRKAYQINDYTDYSEAYDALYADYGGLAGYFYIQDNAGNTIDPRQFIIGTDHFRKLSQELRISSPQDERFRVVAGLFYQRQSNRIFQDYKIPGLADDLSVNGRPGTLWLTLQKRVDRDYAAFGEASFDITPTLTLTGGGRYYKFDNSLIGFFGFGRNPGNGFEDSPPNAAGSNRTGVAQCYTTAGERLYDRDTDTYSSSRELLPAVVPGGPCTNLADYVDGKLVPKRTKDTGFTHRLNLTWKPNDDLMVYGTWSRGFRPGGINRRSTIAPYAADFLTNYEIGFKSTLADGLVRFNAAIYQQEWKRFQFSFLGENSFTEIHNGPNARIRGVEADVNIRPTQGLTITAAASYTDAKTKNNLCDIDDPTYQCTDAGNSIAAPAGTRLPVTPKFNGNATVRYAFPVGPGELHLQSVIAHRSSATPDIRVATANALGRIKGSTTVDFAVGFDWSMYSFELFLQNAFDERAQLARYSNCGQCDGRPQVLVSTPQTFGARLGAKF, encoded by the coding sequence ATGTCGGTACGTTTTTCTTGCCGCGCTTTGCTCTTGACATCGCTGTCCAGCAGCGTCCTGTCGTCCACACCGCTCCTCGCGCAGGAAGCCGCCGATACCGGAAATGACGACGAAATCGTCGTCACCGCGCAAAAGCGCGAAGAGAATCTTCAGGATGTGCCGATCAGCATCCAGGCGCTGGGAACGCGCAAGCTCGACCAGCTCAACGTCGCCAATTTCCAGGACTTTTCGAAACTCCTGCCCAGCGTCTCCTTCCAGTCGAGCCAGCCGGGCGTCACCACCGTCTATATGCGCGGCGTCGCCAGCGGCGGCGACGGCAACCATTCGGGCTCGCTGCCCAGCGTCGGCGTCTATCTCGACGAACAGCCGGTGACGACGATCGGCGGCACGCTCGACGTCCATGTCTATGACATCGCCCGCATCGAATCGCTCGCGGGGCCGCAGGGCACGCTCTACGGCGCCTCGTCGCAGGCGGGGACGATCCGCATCATCACCAACAAGCCCGACACCTCGGGCTTCGAAGGCCGCGTCGACGGCGAACTCAACACGGTCAAGAGCGGCGGCATGGGCGGCCGGCTCGAAGGCATGATCAACGCACCGATCAGCGAGATGGCGGCGGTGCGTATCGTCGGCTGGTACCAGAAGGACGCCGGCTATATCGACAATGTCCCCGGCACCCGCTCGTTCCTGCCGAACCCCGGCGGGATCACGGTGGACAACGACGATTTCGTCAAAAAGAATTTCAACGACGCCGAAATCTATGGCGGCCGCGCCGCGCTGAAGGTCGATCTTGACGACAATTGGACCGTCACCCCGACCGTCCTCTATCAGAAGCAGAAGAGCAACGGCACCTTCTCGCAGGATCCGCGCGTCGGCGATTTGCAGACGCAGCGCTTCTATCCCGACAAGCGCACCGACAAATTCATCCAGGCGGCGCTGACGATCGAGGGCAAGATCGGCAATTTCGACCTCACCTACGCGGGCGCCTATCTCGACCGCAAAGCGTATCAGATCAACGATTACACCGACTATTCCGAAGCCTATGACGCACTCTATGCCGATTATGGCGGGCTGGCCGGCTATTTCTATATCCAGGACAATGCGGGCAACACCATCGACCCGCGCCAGTTCATCATCGGTACCGACCATTTCCGCAAGCTGAGCCAGGAATTGCGCATTTCGTCGCCGCAGGACGAGCGTTTCCGCGTCGTTGCCGGGCTGTTCTACCAGCGCCAGAGCAACCGGATTTTCCAGGATTACAAGATTCCCGGCCTTGCCGACGATCTGTCGGTCAACGGCCGCCCCGGCACGCTGTGGTTGACCCTGCAAAAGCGCGTCGACCGCGACTATGCCGCGTTCGGCGAGGCGAGTTTCGACATCACCCCGACGCTGACACTGACCGGCGGCGGCCGCTATTACAAGTTCGACAACAGTCTGATCGGTTTCTTCGGCTTCGGGCGCAATCCCGGCAACGGTTTCGAGGATTCGCCGCCCAACGCCGCGGGCAGCAACCGGACGGGCGTCGCGCAATGCTACACCACGGCAGGCGAGCGCCTCTACGACCGCGACACCGACACCTACAGCAGTTCGCGCGAGCTTTTGCCGGCCGTCGTTCCCGGCGGGCCGTGCACCAACCTTGCCGACTATGTGGATGGCAAGCTGGTCCCGAAGCGGACGAAGGACACGGGCTTCACCCACCGGCTCAATCTGACGTGGAAGCCCAACGACGACCTGATGGTCTATGGTACCTGGTCGCGCGGTTTCCGCCCCGGCGGGATCAACCGCCGCTCGACGATCGCGCCCTATGCCGCCGACTTCCTGACCAATTACGAGATCGGCTTCAAATCGACGCTCGCCGACGGGCTGGTGCGGTTCAACGCCGCCATCTATCAGCAGGAATGGAAGCGGTTCCAATTCTCCTTCCTCGGCGAAAACAGCTTCACCGAAATCCACAACGGACCGAATGCCCGCATTCGCGGCGTCGAGGCCGACGTCAACATCCGGCCGACCCAGGGCCTGACGATCACCGCTGCGGCCTCCTACACCGATGCCAAGACCAAAAATAATCTCTGCGACATCGACGATCCGACCTATCAATGTACCGATGCCGGCAATTCGATTGCCGCCCCGGCGGGTACACGATTGCCGGTGACGCCGAAATTCAACGGCAACGCAACGGTGCGCTATGCTTTCCCGGTGGGTCCGGGCGAATTGCACCTGCAATCGGTGATCGCGCATCGCAGTTCGGCGACTCCCGACATCCGCGTCGCGACGGCGAATGCGCTCGGGCGGATCAAGGGATCGACGACGGTCGACTTCGCGGTTGGCTTCGACTGGAGCATGTACAGCTTCGAGCTGTTCCTGCAGAACGCCTTCGACGAACGCGCCCAGCTGGCGCGCTATTCGAACTGCGGCCAGTGCGACGGCAGGCCGCAGGTGCTGGTGAGCACGCCCCAGACCTTCGGGGCGCGGCTGGGCGCCAAGTTCTGA
- a CDS encoding AAA family ATPase — protein sequence MLHDSHWARALARAIATDHPGKTKTGRALLGWARARAAALGFDNKTIARAALLGPPVRPPDARADESLLQANRLADALDLAAEERALLLLVTAMERGPLTRSLAKLVDAEALDMEALVGTLTQLAPHAIRTAEVVRLDLVGRWTSKEGKVEFGLCWSFERLLDARTGQHESLIDGLLGRRQAARHALADFPAQRREADLALALLRGALDGGARGINILIHGPPGTGKTELARTLAAALGEPLHAVGEADSDGDEPTRFDRVAALRLALRTLEKRGRALLLFDEMEDLLGNAQAEQDGRIRNRSGSKLFVNRLLEENVVPVIWTSNAIVDVDPAILRRFSLSIRMDFPGVAHSPAMLARVSAEEAVAVDPALQALAARAPEAASLFRVAARAAGLAGDPASASRFAGSVLGAMHGHDIEPRAPRDFDEGLLTADTDLPALFAELTRAGAPADFSLLLTGAPGTGKTEAVQALARRLGRPLHMKRASDLMSKWVGETEKAIARAFAEARRQGAMLFFDEVDSLLADRQGATASWEVSQVNELLTWMEDHPLPFAAATNHAAKLDPASARRFVFKVEMRALDTPRARRAFVHFFGRPAPAALDRVGGLTLGDFAVVARQARFARARDDGTLVERLRRERAARPAMPQPIGFGSDAPFGGEEAPVA from the coding sequence ATGTTGCACGACAGCCATTGGGCGCGCGCACTGGCGCGCGCCATCGCCACGGATCATCCGGGCAAGACCAAGACCGGCCGGGCGTTGCTCGGCTGGGCCCGCGCGCGAGCCGCCGCGCTCGGGTTCGACAACAAGACGATCGCGCGCGCCGCGCTGCTCGGGCCTCCGGTCCGGCCGCCCGATGCGCGCGCGGATGAAAGCCTGTTGCAGGCGAACCGGCTGGCCGACGCGCTCGACCTCGCCGCCGAAGAGCGTGCGCTGCTGTTGCTCGTCACCGCAATGGAGCGCGGGCCGCTGACGCGCAGCCTCGCCAAGCTCGTCGACGCCGAGGCGCTCGACATGGAGGCCCTCGTCGGAACGCTCACGCAGTTGGCTCCGCACGCCATTCGCACCGCCGAGGTGGTCCGGCTCGACCTCGTCGGGCGCTGGACGAGCAAGGAGGGCAAGGTCGAGTTCGGCCTCTGCTGGTCGTTCGAGCGCCTGCTCGACGCCAGGACCGGGCAGCATGAAAGCCTGATCGACGGGCTGCTCGGCCGGCGGCAGGCGGCGCGCCATGCGCTCGCCGATTTTCCGGCGCAGCGGCGCGAAGCCGACCTCGCGCTCGCGCTTCTGCGCGGGGCGCTGGATGGCGGCGCACGCGGGATCAATATCCTGATTCACGGCCCGCCGGGGACGGGCAAGACCGAACTCGCGCGGACGCTCGCCGCCGCGCTCGGCGAGCCGCTGCACGCGGTCGGCGAAGCCGACAGCGACGGGGACGAGCCGACCCGGTTCGACCGCGTCGCCGCGCTGCGGCTGGCGCTGCGCACGCTGGAGAAGCGCGGGCGCGCGCTGTTGCTGTTCGACGAAATGGAGGATCTGCTCGGCAACGCGCAGGCCGAACAGGACGGCCGCATTCGCAACCGGTCGGGATCGAAGCTGTTCGTCAACCGCTTGCTCGAGGAAAATGTCGTCCCGGTCATCTGGACCTCCAACGCCATCGTCGATGTCGATCCCGCGATCCTGCGCCGCTTCAGCCTGTCGATCCGCATGGACTTTCCCGGCGTCGCGCACAGCCCGGCGATGCTGGCACGGGTGAGCGCCGAAGAGGCGGTCGCGGTCGACCCGGCGTTGCAGGCGCTCGCGGCGCGCGCCCCCGAAGCGGCGTCGCTGTTCCGCGTCGCCGCGCGCGCGGCGGGGCTGGCGGGCGACCCGGCGAGCGCGAGCCGCTTTGCGGGATCGGTGCTTGGCGCGATGCACGGGCACGACATCGAACCGCGCGCGCCGCGCGACTTCGACGAAGGCCTGCTCACCGCCGATACCGACCTGCCGGCGCTGTTCGCCGAGCTCACGCGCGCGGGAGCCCCTGCCGACTTCTCGTTGCTGCTCACCGGCGCACCGGGGACGGGAAAGACCGAGGCGGTGCAGGCGTTGGCCCGGCGGCTGGGACGGCCGCTGCATATGAAGCGCGCGTCGGACCTGATGTCGAAATGGGTCGGCGAGACCGAAAAAGCGATCGCGCGCGCCTTTGCCGAGGCACGGCGGCAGGGGGCGATGCTGTTCTTCGACGAGGTCGATTCGCTGCTCGCCGACCGGCAGGGCGCAACGGCGAGCTGGGAGGTCAGTCAGGTCAACGAACTGCTGACCTGGATGGAGGATCATCCCCTGCCCTTCGCCGCGGCGACCAACCATGCGGCAAAGCTCGATCCCGCGTCGGCGCGGCGCTTCGTCTTCAAGGTCGAGATGCGCGCGCTCGATACCCCGCGCGCGCGGCGGGCGTTCGTCCATTTCTTCGGACGCCCGGCGCCCGCAGCGCTCGACCGGGTCGGCGGGCTGACGCTCGGCGACTTTGCGGTCGTCGCGCGGCAGGCGCGTTTTGCCCGAGCCCGCGACGATGGGACGCTCGTCGAGCGGTTGCGCCGCGAACGCGCGGCGCGCCCGGCGATGCCGCAACCGATCGGCTTCGGGTCAGACGCGCCATTTGGGGGCGAAGAGGCCCCGGTCGCGTAG
- a CDS encoding DsbA family protein, translated as MTDKKDDYYQPWLRDPAPGAAPHGAPPEPDAGLAKPKDVPPVGIDLTQYPARERPAREAATADHLKAGAASLWQAIRTGAGAFADWTIRVGDRADIPARVEAMEIPRRSRELAERSGRAAGRTARAIGKGSARAARATADTGSQAWQKMALGEKVAKISSDAGRGLGEVAGKTKAGIEQAAKAGSESLIGSIGEAATKLRPAPREEPAPPPSGLEQLLAREEAAARAAEPAAPAAPDLPLFASEPALAPAPAPAKDVKSAAAAPDADDRTPHVRPAAKPAASKAMAASKLPQVRGTGMDGVSGRTGLVALAGIVLLAFAFWLGGRFGGGLGKSEVETIVADYIKANPQIIPEALEAQRGREVAKAVDAIRPALEKPYAGAWAGNANGDVTLVVFTDYACGFCRASVPDVDRLIREDKRLKVVFRELPIIAPQSRDAALMALAAARQGKYDAFHHAMFASPSLDKAAIAAAAEKVGVVTDGSADATANEALFQRELDSNLAIATQLQLNATPTWVVGDQLFQGQVGYDALRQAIAKARKAKG; from the coding sequence GTGACTGACAAGAAGGACGATTATTACCAGCCGTGGCTGCGCGACCCGGCGCCGGGTGCCGCGCCGCACGGCGCGCCGCCCGAGCCCGACGCCGGCCTCGCGAAGCCGAAGGACGTGCCGCCGGTCGGCATCGACCTGACCCAATATCCGGCCCGCGAGCGTCCGGCGCGCGAGGCCGCGACCGCCGATCATCTGAAAGCCGGCGCCGCGAGCCTGTGGCAGGCGATCCGCACCGGCGCCGGCGCCTTTGCCGACTGGACGATCCGCGTCGGCGACCGCGCCGACATCCCGGCGCGCGTCGAGGCGATGGAAATCCCGCGACGCTCGCGCGAACTCGCCGAACGCAGCGGCCGCGCCGCCGGCCGCACCGCCCGCGCGATCGGCAAAGGCTCGGCGCGCGCCGCGCGGGCGACTGCCGATACCGGCAGCCAAGCGTGGCAGAAGATGGCGCTCGGCGAAAAGGTCGCCAAAATTTCGAGCGACGCCGGCCGCGGACTCGGCGAGGTCGCCGGGAAGACCAAGGCCGGGATCGAGCAGGCCGCGAAAGCGGGCAGCGAAAGCCTCATCGGCAGCATCGGCGAAGCCGCGACCAAGCTGCGCCCCGCCCCGCGCGAAGAGCCCGCGCCGCCGCCGTCGGGGCTCGAACAATTGCTCGCCCGCGAAGAAGCTGCGGCGCGCGCCGCCGAGCCTGCGGCGCCGGCCGCCCCCGACCTGCCGCTGTTCGCCAGCGAACCGGCGCTGGCGCCCGCGCCTGCACCGGCGAAGGACGTCAAAAGCGCGGCCGCGGCGCCCGACGCCGACGACCGCACGCCGCATGTGCGCCCCGCCGCGAAACCGGCCGCCAGCAAGGCGATGGCGGCATCGAAATTGCCGCAAGTCAGGGGGACGGGAATGGATGGAGTGTCCGGACGGACGGGGCTTGTCGCGCTGGCGGGCATCGTCCTCCTCGCCTTCGCCTTCTGGCTCGGCGGCCGCTTCGGCGGCGGACTGGGCAAGAGCGAGGTCGAAACGATCGTTGCCGACTATATCAAGGCGAACCCGCAGATCATTCCCGAAGCGCTCGAAGCGCAGCGCGGCCGCGAAGTGGCCAAGGCAGTCGACGCGATCCGCCCGGCGCTCGAAAAGCCTTATGCCGGCGCATGGGCGGGGAATGCCAATGGCGACGTCACCCTCGTCGTGTTCACCGACTATGCCTGCGGCTTCTGCCGCGCGAGTGTGCCCGACGTCGACCGGCTGATCCGCGAGGACAAGCGGCTGAAGGTCGTTTTCCGCGAACTGCCGATCATCGCCCCGCAAAGCCGCGATGCGGCGCTGATGGCGCTCGCCGCGGCGCGGCAGGGCAAATATGATGCCTTCCACCACGCGATGTTCGCCAGCCCGTCGCTCGACAAGGCGGCGATCGCGGCGGCCGCCGAAAAGGTCGGCGTGGTCACCGACGGCAGCGCCGACGCGACCGCGAACGAGGCGCTGTTCCAGCGCGAACTCGACAGCAACCTCGCGATCGCGACGCAGCTCCAGCTCAACGCCACCCCGACCTGGGTCGTCGGCGACCAGCTTTTCCAGGGCCAGGTCGGCTATGACGCGCTGCGGCAGGCGATCGCCAAGGCGCGCAAGGCGAAGGGCTGA